One window from the genome of Natronomonas pharaonis DSM 2160 encodes:
- a CDS encoding ZIP family metal transporter: MDSDSAPLSGLPDWVLAFGPFAIIGVLIGASFAALSALEFDWLAASGTAEILAVMTVLGFVAGILPVVVGMLWFPYVRRLDVVWVHAILAFSAGILAYIAFEMADEALEAGAEVSTSLLAESVILVSAGGTIVLMEAFSRWRRNRSSGSDRAGLRVAYLVAIGLGLHSVGEGLAIGTAFVLGESGLVVLLTIGFVIHNVTEGPAVISAVAHDAETPPLRHFALLGLLAGGGVIVGGWLGSFVDSALVAATCFAIAFGAIVQVIWEMRGLIRADADALITKRTAVAFIVGVIVMFTLEDVIVEAWLLG; the protein is encoded by the coding sequence ATGGATTCCGATTCGGCCCCACTGAGCGGGCTTCCGGACTGGGTGCTCGCGTTCGGCCCCTTCGCCATCATCGGCGTACTCATCGGGGCTTCCTTTGCGGCGCTTTCGGCGCTTGAGTTCGATTGGCTCGCCGCCAGTGGGACGGCCGAGATTCTGGCTGTTATGACCGTTCTCGGGTTTGTTGCCGGCATTCTCCCGGTGGTTGTCGGGATGCTCTGGTTCCCGTACGTCCGTCGGCTCGATGTCGTGTGGGTACACGCGATTTTGGCGTTCTCTGCGGGCATACTCGCGTATATCGCCTTCGAGATGGCTGATGAGGCGCTCGAAGCGGGAGCGGAAGTATCGACGTCACTGCTGGCCGAGAGTGTTATCCTCGTCAGTGCCGGCGGAACCATCGTCCTCATGGAGGCGTTTAGCCGGTGGCGCCGGAACCGCTCGTCCGGTTCGGACCGGGCCGGGCTTCGGGTTGCCTACCTCGTCGCTATCGGACTGGGTCTCCACAGCGTCGGTGAGGGACTGGCTATCGGGACTGCGTTCGTTCTCGGGGAGTCCGGTCTCGTCGTCCTCCTGACTATCGGCTTCGTTATCCACAACGTCACCGAAGGCCCGGCAGTCATTTCGGCCGTCGCACACGACGCTGAGACGCCGCCGCTGCGGCATTTCGCGCTGCTCGGCCTCCTCGCCGGTGGTGGCGTCATCGTCGGCGGCTGGCTCGGCAGCTTCGTCGACTCGGCGCTCGTTGCGGCCACCTGTTTCGCCATCGCCTTCGGCGCTATCGTCCAAGTCATCTGGGAGATGCGCGGTCTCATCCGCGCCGACGCCGACGCGCTGATAACGAAGCGCACCGCCGTTGCCTTCATCGTCGGGGTCATTGTGATGTTCACGCTCGAAGACGTCATCGTCGAGGCGTGGCTACTTGGATAG
- a CDS encoding CBS domain-containing protein, translated as MQARDIMTDEVETVAPDDDVGDVLTRLARANFNGFPVVEDGLLVGIVTQGDLVDLFQPSDRTLWIPVGFPPFLESLTYGVDLSWDEFDLGRDMAKNAGRPVSEVMTEDVVTVGPDADLDAVLALLADRDRDINRLPVVDGAGVVLGIIAREDLLAALKAVRDAGDAT; from the coding sequence ATGCAGGCACGCGACATTATGACCGACGAGGTCGAAACGGTAGCCCCCGACGACGATGTCGGCGACGTTCTGACACGGCTCGCCCGGGCCAACTTCAACGGGTTCCCGGTCGTCGAAGACGGGCTTTTGGTCGGCATCGTAACCCAGGGCGACTTGGTTGACCTCTTTCAGCCCTCCGACCGGACGCTGTGGATTCCGGTCGGGTTTCCGCCGTTTCTGGAATCGCTCACCTATGGCGTCGACCTCTCGTGGGACGAGTTCGACCTCGGACGCGACATGGCGAAAAACGCCGGGCGTCCGGTCAGCGAGGTAATGACCGAGGACGTCGTCACCGTCGGCCCGGACGCCGACCTCGATGCGGTGCTCGCGTTGTTGGCTGACCGGGACCGAGACATCAACCGGCTTCCGGTCGTCGACGGGGCAGGGGTCGTTCTCGGGATTATCGCCCGCGAGGACCTACTGGCGGCTCTCAAAGCGGTGCGGGACGCGGGCGATGCCACCTGA
- a CDS encoding DMT family transporter has translation MRYRNTALFVLLAAVWGSAFVAIKAGVGSPDAPGYFFDAPVLFAAVRYDIAAVLMFAYVAWATDRWRPRGRTEWLAVAVGSAFIIAGYHALLFLGQRGTTSAAAAVIVSLSPVLTTAFARALLADERLSVLGLAGMGVGFLGVVVLSQPTPADIAASRFEALVFAAALCFALGSVLTRRLDTDLPIETMEAWSMAGGALLMHALSLALGETVSGAPPTDALVALGYLAVVASAAGFLVYFDLLGRLGAIEINLVSYVVPVFAALVGVLLLGERVDTPTAAGFLLVFAGFVIIKRRAIRAEIADSYWP, from the coding sequence GTGCGCTACCGGAACACGGCGCTGTTTGTGCTTCTTGCGGCGGTCTGGGGGTCTGCCTTCGTCGCTATCAAGGCCGGCGTCGGCTCGCCCGACGCGCCGGGCTACTTTTTTGATGCGCCGGTGCTCTTTGCGGCAGTCCGATACGACATCGCCGCCGTGTTGATGTTCGCTTACGTGGCGTGGGCGACCGACCGCTGGCGGCCCCGCGGTCGCACCGAGTGGCTCGCCGTTGCCGTCGGCTCGGCGTTTATCATCGCGGGCTATCACGCGCTGTTGTTCCTCGGCCAGCGCGGCACCACGAGCGCGGCCGCCGCGGTTATCGTCTCGCTGTCCCCGGTGTTGACCACCGCCTTCGCTCGGGCATTGCTCGCCGACGAGCGACTCTCGGTGCTCGGACTCGCCGGAATGGGGGTCGGCTTTCTCGGCGTCGTTGTGCTCTCACAGCCGACACCGGCCGATATCGCTGCCTCACGGTTCGAAGCGCTCGTCTTCGCCGCGGCGCTGTGTTTTGCCCTCGGCAGCGTCTTGACCCGGCGGCTCGATACTGACCTTCCCATCGAAACGATGGAGGCGTGGTCGATGGCTGGCGGCGCGCTTTTGATGCACGCGCTCAGTCTCGCCCTCGGTGAAACCGTCTCCGGGGCGCCGCCGACCGATGCGCTCGTCGCGCTCGGCTACTTGGCTGTCGTCGCCAGCGCAGCCGGCTTCCTCGTGTATTTCGACCTGCTCGGCCGGCTCGGGGCAATCGAAATCAATCTCGTCTCCTATGTCGTTCCAGTCTTCGCCGCGCTTGTCGGCGTGTTGCTCCTCGGAGAGCGGGTCGACACGCCGACGGCTGCCGGGTTCCTGCTCGTCTTCGCTGGCTTCGTCATCATAAAACGGCGGGCGATACGGGCGGAAATCGCCGACAGCTACTGGCCGTAG
- a CDS encoding acyl-CoA thioesterase: MEFRFDTDVEVRYQDIDALGHVNNAVYGTYLEQARVRYFDRVLGVPIEDRSMVLANLDVDFRQPVTIDDRQVTVACGVVELGDSSFRMQYRIAPSADSDPAATAETTLVAWDGDGSRPLPEHWREQFEAFEPEL, from the coding sequence ATGGAGTTCCGGTTCGACACCGACGTTGAAGTCCGGTATCAGGACATCGACGCGCTTGGCCACGTCAACAACGCCGTCTACGGAACGTATCTTGAACAGGCCCGGGTCCGGTATTTCGACCGCGTTCTGGGCGTTCCCATCGAGGACCGCAGCATGGTGCTGGCAAACCTCGATGTCGACTTCCGGCAACCGGTGACAATCGACGACCGACAGGTAACCGTTGCCTGCGGGGTTGTCGAACTCGGTGACTCGAGCTTTCGGATGCAGTACCGGATAGCCCCGAGTGCGGACAGTGACCCGGCCGCGACCGCTGAGACCACGCTCGTCGCGTGGGACGGCGACGGCTCCCGGCCGTTGCCCGAGCACTGGCGCGAGCAGTTCGAAGCGTTCGAACCGGAGCTGTGA
- a CDS encoding VOC family protein, which translates to MAILHVCLNVADADRAVDWYTENLGFEESWGFETESGETVNRYVADDNGVELQLSDTEGETPSEDGDRWDHLAVSVDDVDAAVEAIDHHGIQQEPSDQPAAGARTAFIEDPDGHVIELIEPLNGE; encoded by the coding sequence ATGGCAATCCTGCACGTCTGTTTGAACGTCGCCGACGCGGACCGTGCTGTCGACTGGTACACCGAGAATCTCGGCTTCGAGGAGTCGTGGGGCTTCGAAACGGAAAGTGGGGAGACGGTCAACCGGTACGTCGCCGATGACAACGGTGTCGAACTCCAACTATCCGACACCGAGGGTGAAACGCCGTCGGAAGACGGCGACCGCTGGGACCATCTTGCCGTTTCGGTCGACGATGTCGACGCGGCCGTTGAAGCAATCGACCACCACGGCATCCAGCAGGAACCGAGCGACCAGCCAGCCGCCGGCGCACGAACCGCCTTCATCGAGGACCCGGACGGACACGTCATCGAGCTCATCGAGCCGCTCAACGGCGAGTAG
- a CDS encoding universal stress protein, with translation MGTQYLVATDSVHTTAAACDYLDPRLAADDTVTVATVADGSRDGGDATNVATVRLAGHEVTTTELDDEDVETAVLGAATERSADVLIIGPHAGEPEAGPAVGRTARNIIEGATVPVVVVPLSAY, from the coding sequence ATGGGCACACAGTACCTCGTCGCGACTGACTCGGTACACACCACGGCCGCCGCGTGCGATTATCTCGACCCGCGGCTTGCGGCTGACGACACCGTCACCGTAGCGACGGTCGCTGATGGAAGCCGCGACGGGGGCGACGCAACGAACGTCGCCACCGTGCGGCTGGCCGGCCACGAGGTGACCACAACGGAACTCGACGACGAGGACGTAGAGACGGCGGTGCTCGGTGCTGCGACCGAGCGAAGCGCCGATGTACTCATCATCGGCCCACACGCCGGCGAGCCGGAGGCTGGTCCGGCGGTCGGCCGGACGGCGCGGAACATCATCGAAGGAGCGACCGTTCCGGTTGTCGTCGTGCCGCTTTCGGCGTACTAG